The Triticum aestivum cultivar Chinese Spring chromosome 3A, IWGSC CS RefSeq v2.1, whole genome shotgun sequence genome includes a region encoding these proteins:
- the LOC123059202 gene encoding E3 ubiquitin-protein ligase ATL6-like, whose protein sequence is MAASGKRSLAAVALAAIASCAAAQTPGGPPGSHNNSMSFSDVMAILFFMAFFFPVFVVLLAFACLRLFRPPDEPPAGDDSSSEGSLHKEGLNAAEIAALPLVSYRDVRQHRIGASGVDPLECAVCLMEFGDDDCLRLLPACPHAFHPECIGLWLAKHVTCPLCRASVLDPPVLDPEELMQPPSPEETPAPHESPRRLADHDHDTVPVVVLIEDPGCNEEEDERTRILARRMRCEAAGRQALPRSNSTGHERAGGTEHFALRLPEHVRLEILMSHRLRHVTSAVASVRVREGSAHDPSAGGNSVRSAVARLLSLFAPGDGRRGDDEEKSGGSSRRRRDDSARGAGEDKLRND, encoded by the coding sequence ATGGCCGCCTCCGGCAAGCGTTCCTTGGCCGCCGTCGCTCTCGCGGCGATCGCTTCCTGCGCGGCCGCGCAGACGCCAGGAGGCCCGCCGGGATCGCACAACAACTCGATGAGCTTCTCCGACGTCATGGCCATCTTGTTCTTCATGGCCTTCTTCTTCCCCGtcttcgtcgtcctcctcgcgtTCGCCTGCCTCCGCCTGTTCCGGCCGCCGGACGAGCCCCCGGCCGGCGACGACTCGTCGTCGGAGGGGTCGCTCCACAAGGAGGGCCTGAACGCCGCGGAGATCGCGGCGCTGCCGCTGGTGTCCTATCGGGACGTCAGGCAGCACCGGATCGGCGCCAGCGGGGTTGACCCGCTGGAGTGCGCGGTCTGCCTCATGGAGTTCGGCGACGACGACTGCCTCCGCCTCCTGCCGGCGTGCCCGCACGCGTTCCACCCGGAGTGCATCGGCCTCTGGCTCGCGAAGCACGTCACGTGCCCGCTCTGCCGCGCCAGCGTCCTCGACCCGCCGGTCCTCGACCCCGAGGAGCTGATGCAGCCTCCCTCGCCGGAGGAGACGCCGGCACCGCACGAATCGCCGCGCCGGCTCGCGGATCACGATCACGACACGGTGCCGGTGGTGGTGCTAATCGAAGACCCCGGCTgcaacgaggaggaggacgagaggacaagGATCCTTGCGAGGAGGATGCGGTGCGAGGCCGCCGGGCGTCAGGCGCTGCCGCGGTCGAACTCGACGGGGCACGAGCGTGCCGGCGGGACGGAGCACTTCGCGCTGCGGCTGCCGGAGCACGTCCGTCTCGAGATCCTGATGTCGCACAGGCTGAGGCACGTGACGAGCGCGGTCGCGTCCGTGCGCGTGAGGGAAGGGAGCGCCCATGACCCAAGCGCCGGCGGCAATTCGGTGAGGAGCGCCGTGGCGAGGCTGCTCTCCCTTTTCGCGCCCGGGGATGGGCGGAGGGGAGACGACGAGGAGAAGTCCGGGGGCTCGTCTCGCCGGCGGCGCGATGACTCTGCCCGGGGAGCAGGAGAAGACAAGCTGAGAAACGATTGA